ctttgttgcaaggataagttcctgggttagtggttctgttgtgtggtatgtggttgttggtgagtatttgcttcaggttgcggggctgtctgtaggcaaggactggcctgtctcccaagacttgtgagagtgttgggtcatcctttaggataggttgtagatccttaataatgcgttggaggggttttagttgggggctgaaggtgaccgctagtggcgttctgttattttctttgttaggcctgtcctgtagtaggtaacttctgggaactcttctggctctatcaatctgtttctttacttctgcaggtgggtattgtagttgtaagaaagcttgacagagatcttgtaggtgtttgtctctgtctgaggggttggagcaaatgcggttgtatcgcagagcttggctgtagacgatggatcgtgtggtgtggtcagggtgaaagctggaggcatgcaggtaggaatagcggtcagtaggtttccggtatagggtggtgtttatgtggccattgtttattagcactgtagtgtccaggaagtggatctcttgtgtggactggaccaggctgaggttggtggtgggatggaaattgttgaaatcatggtggaattcctcaagggcttcttttccatgggtccagatgatgaagatgtcatcaatatagcgcaagtagagtaggggctttaggggacgagagctgaggaagcgttgttctaaatcagccataaaaatgttggcatactgtggggccatgcgggtacccatagcagtgccgctgatctgaaggtatacattgtccccaaatgtgaaatagttatgggtaaggacaaagtcacaaagttcagccaccaggttagccgtgacattatcggggatagtgttcttgacggcttgtagtccatctttgtgtggaatgttggtgtagagggcttctacatccatagtagccaggatggtgttatcaggaagatcaccgatggattgaatcAGCGGCACtcctatgggtacccgcatggccccacagtataccaacatttttatggctgacttagaacaacgcttcctcagttctcgtcccctaacgcccctactctacttgcgctatattgatgacatcttcatcgtctggacccatggaaaagaagcccttgaggaattccaccatgatttcaacaatttccatcacaCCATGAACCTCAgcttggtccagtccacacaagagatccacttcctggacactacagtgctaataaacgatggtcacataaacaccaccctataccggaaacctactgaccgctattcctacctacatgcctccagctttcacctagaccacaccacacgatccattgtctaccgccaagctctacgatacaaccgcatttgctccaacccctcagacagagacaaacacctacaagatctctatcaagcattcttacaactacaatacccacctgcggaagtgaagaaacagattgatagagccagaagagatcccagaagtcacctactacagaacaggccgtcaccttcagcccccaactaaaacccctccaatgcattattaaggatctacaacctatcctgaaggatgacgcaacactctcacagatcttgggagacaggccaggccttgcctacagacagccccccaacctgaagcaaatactcaccagcaaccacacaccacacaacagacccactaacccaggaacctatccttgcaacaaaacccgttgccaactgtgcccacatatctattcaggggacaccatcatagggcctaatcacatcagccacactatcagaggctcgttcacctgcacatctaccaatgtgatatatgccatcatgtgccagcaatgcccctctgccatgtacattggtcaaactggacagtctctacgtaaaagaataaatggacacaaatcagatgtcaagaattataacattcataaaccagtcggagaacacttcaatctctctggtcacgtgattacagacatgaaagttgagatattacaacaaaaaaacttcaaatccagactccagcgagaaactgctgaattggaattcatttgcaaattggatacaattaacttaggcttgaatagagactgggagtggctaagtcattatgcaaggtaacctatttccccttgttttttcctacctcccccccgcccccctcagacattcttgttaaaccctggatttgtgctggaaatggcccaccttgattatcatacacattgtaaggagagtgatctctttagataagctattaccagcaggagagtggggtggggggaggtattttttcatgctttgtgtgtataaaaagatcttctacactttccacagtatgcatccaatgaagtgagctgtagctcacgaaagcttatgctcaaataaattggttagtctctaaggtgccacaagtactccttttctttagacaaattagaggattgggccaaaagaaatctgatgaggttcaactaggacaagtgcagagtcctgcacttaggatggaagaatcccatgaaccgctacaggctggggactgactggctaagcagcagttctgcagaaaaggacctggggattacagtggacgagaagctggatatgagtcagcagtgtgcccttgttgccaagaaggctaacggcatattggtctgcattagtaggagcattgccagcagattgagggaagtgattattcccctctattcggcacctgtgaggccacatctggattattgcatccagttttgggccccccactacagaaaggatgtggacaaattggaaagagtccagcggagggcaacgaaaatgatcagggggctggggcacatgacttacgaggagaggctaagggaactgggcttgtttagtcggcagaagagaagagcaacagggGATTTGGTAccagcctttaactacctgaaggggggttccaaagaggatggagctcggctgttctcagtggtggcagatgatagaacaaggagtaatggtctcaagttgcagtgggggaggtctaggttggatattaggaaacactatttcactaggagggtggtgaagcactggaatgtgttacctagggaggtggtggaatttccatcctcagaggtttttaaggcccggcttgacaaagccctggctgggatgatttagttggtgttggtcctgctttgagcagggggttgggctagatgacctcctgaggtcccttccaaccctaatattctatgattctatgattctatgattctatgtaacaaaaacactgaaaaacaaTAAAGTTCACTATCTAGTTCAGAACCTTCAGATGTTTCGATTTGAGAATGTAGCAAAGGTTCAGAGTTGGGGAGGGAGAACAGTAGCCCATGGCTTATTTCCTCATTCCCAGAAAGGTTGTTTAATGGCTTTCTATTGCTTTTTCCTATCTGATTTTAAATGATTCAATTTTAATTCCATTTAAGTAACTCTCTTGCCATGGTCACTAGCACAAGTGTTGATGTAATTAATGCATCAAAGTCTCTGTGGATGAAACACAGGTCCACAATGCAAAGTTTGGATCAGAATTTGAACTTTCCCTTAGTTTTGTGTGTTCAAATCTGGGGTTTGCTTGCGGCCCATCTCTAGTGTGTATATGATGGATTTAGAATGTGGTTGTTACgcgttggatcacagaaacccccttggggctgccaagactacttcttcccctgccttccctgccagtttgggactccagaaccctgcctggttgtgccagacatgcttcccccctttccctcagGTTGGGCTTGCTTCCAGCTACAGAGTCCTTGGGGTCTGTTCCCACCGCAGCGGTCACCAGGACCCCAACTTCCACCTTCGGGACACATGTCTGTGTGCACCCCAGGGCAGGCCCTGTCCCCTGCTGACCTGCAACTTCCTTGCAGTCAGCAGCTGGGGTGGCCTCCCTGCTACAAAGAGGAACATTCCCCTCCCCCGGGCAGATGATTATGGGGCAGGAATTGACTTCGTCCAGCCCTTCCCTCTGGAACTTGCCTTGAGCCCCGGGGCTACAGGAACTGGTTACaaccatccctgcccccaaagctgcattcTTTACTGCTACAGAGGAGTTTAAGAGACACCCTTCTAGTCCCCCAGCCGTCCATGTGACGtcaccctcaccccccacccccaccgccccccaccccccccgtctCCGGGGCTGTTAGCACAAGATTCCTTCTCACTGCTAACCAaccctgggacagattctgccacattAAAGAAATCATTCCCCAGTAGAAATGGTGCAAAATTGTGTGCCACTGTTGCAACAGTCAGTTCAGCCTGCAAATCACTAGTTTGTATATGTACTTTAGCTAAAGGTGCAAGGACTTTGTAACCTCCCACCAGTTCTAATTCTGCCATTTTCCCTGGCAACAAATCCTCCTCATGGATCCTGACCACAGAAATCTCAGCACCCGTATCTCTCAATCCAACAAGTACTTTTCCATTAAGTTTAACAGCATGCATATGCTCACTGCTTGGTTGTGTGGAAGCAACCTTTACAAATCCTGTGTGGAAAGAGACAGCAGCCGGgctctgagaagcagcagcttcaTGTGTTACCTGTGATCCTTTTGCCTGTTCTCTCTTAGCAAAGGGCAATTATTCCTCAGGTGCACAGTGGACTTACAATGAGAGCACCTCTGGGGCTCCTCTGCATGTACAGGAGATTTGGGACCGGTAATAGGGGAACAGGGAGGTGAACACCCAGCCTCCTTTTTCCAGGAGTAAAACGGTGATTTTGctttcccccaaccctgcacTCCTCTGCCAGTGGTTTATGTTTAATTGCAGCTTTTGCTTGCCTACAAGAGTCTGCAAACCCAGCTAATTCATCCACTGCATTCACCTTTTTGCCccacaaatactgttttacatcatcactgcacatattcaggaattgttccTGAGTTAACCAAATCACACGTTCCTTCAAAGCTTGTAATGCCTTTCCCCCTCACCCACGTATCTACcaaatctctcatttcatttacataagccacattactcagTCCAGATCCCCTCTTAAGACTTCTGAATTTAACCCTGTAGGTTTCAGGTGTAACCtgaaactgtttcaaaaccagttccttaaatttaccatagtttgaagcatcatcaataggcatcttattgaatatgtccagagctctgccAGTCAATTTTGCTATCAATGTGGTCATCTTTTGATCTTCAGGGATTGCATGGagggtgcacagtctctcaaaggtgatgaaatattcagcaatatcattgGATTCATCATATTGTggacatagggtatgtctacactacggaataaggtcaaatttatagaagtcggttttttagaaatcggttttatatattcgagtgtgtgtgtccccacagaaaatgctctaagtgcattaagtgcattaactcggcggagcgcttccacagtaccgaggctagagtcgacttccggagcgttgcactgtgggtaactatcccacagttcccgcagtctccgctgcccattggaattctgggttgagatcccaatgcctgatggggctaaaacattgtcgcgggtggttctgggtacatatcgtcaggcccccgttccctcctccctccgtgaaagcaagggcagacaatcatttcgcgccttttttcctgagttacctgtgcagatgccataccactgcaagcatggagcctgctcaggtaaccgtcaccctatgtctcctgggtgctggcagacgcggtacggcattgctacacagtagcagcaaccccttgccttgtggcagcagacggtacagtatgactggtagccgtcatcgtcatgtccgaggtgctcctggccacgtcggctgggagcgcctgggcagacatgggtgcagggactaaatttggagtgacttgaccaggtcattctctttagtcctgcctgcagtcagtcctattgaaccgtcttatggtgagcgggcaggcgatacggactgctagcagtcgtactgtaccatcttctgccaggcaggcaagagatgaggattgctagcagtcgtattgtaccatcttctgccaggcaggcaagagatggggatggctagcagtcgtactgtaccatcttctgccgagcagccatgagatgtggatggcatgcagtccttctgcaccgtctgctgccagccaaagatgtaaaagatagatggagtgggtcaaaacaagaaatagatcagatttgttttgtactcatttgcctcctcccctgtctaggggactcattcctctaggtcacactgcagtcactcacagagaaggtgcagcgaggtaaatctaggcatgtatcagtcagaggccaggctaacctccttgttccaataagaacaataacttaggtgcaccatttcttattggaaccctccgtgaagtcctgcctgaaatactccttgatgtacaggcaccccctttgttgattttagctccctgaagccaaccctgtaagccgtgtcgtcagtcgcccctccctccgtcagagcaatggcagacaatcgttccgcgccttttttctgtgcggacgccataccaaggcaagcatggaggccgctcagctcactttggcaattaggagcacattaaacaccacacgcattatccagcagtatatgcagcaccaggacctggcaaagcgataccgggcgaggaggcgacgtcagcacggtcacgtgagtgatcaggacatggacacagatttctctgaaagcatgggccctgccaatgcatgcatcatggtgctaatggggcaggttcatgctgtggaacgccgattctgggctccgcaaacaagcacagactggtgggaccgcatagtgttgcaggtctgggatgattcccagtggctgcgaaactttcgcatgcgtaagggcactttcatggaactttgtgacttgctttcccctgccctgaggcgcatgaataccaagatgagagcagccctcacagttaagaagcgagtggcgatagccctgtggaagcttgcaacgccagacagctaccggtcagttgggaatcaatttggagtgggcaaatctactgtgggggctgctgtgatgcaagtagcccacgcaatcaaagatctgctgatatcaagggtagtgaccctgggaaatgtgcaggtcatagtggatggctttgctgcaatgggattccctaactgtggtggagctatagacggaacccatatccctatcttggcaccggagcaccaagccgccgagtacataaaccgcaaggggtacttttcgatagtgctgcaagctctggtggatcacaagggacgtttcaccaacattaacgtgggatggccgggaaagatgcatgatgctcacatcttcaggaactctggtctgtttcaaaagctgcaggaagggactttattcccagaccagaaaataactgttggggatgttgaaatgcctatatgtatccttggggacccagcctaccccttaatgccatggctcatgaagccgtacacaggcagcctggacagtagtcaggagctgttcaactacaggctgagcaagtgcagaatggtggtagaatgtgcatttggacgtttaaaggcgcgctggcgcagtttactgactcgcttagacctcagtgaaaccaatattcccactgttattactgcttgctgtgtgctccacaatatctgtgagagtaagggggagacgtttatggcggggtgggaggttgaggcaaattgcctggctgctggttccacgcagccagacaccagggcggttagaagagcacaggagggcgtggtacgcatcagagaagctttgaaaaccagtttcatgactggccaggctacggtgtgaaagttctgtttgtttctccttgatgaaaccccccgccccttggttcactctacttccctgtaagctaaccacccgcccctcctcccttcaatcaccgcttgcagaggcaataaagtcattgttgcttcacattcatgcattctttattcattcatcacacaaatagggggatgactaccaaggtagcccaggaggggtggtggaggagggaaggaaaatgccacacagcactttaagcacagcactttaaaagtttacaactttaaaatttattgaatgacagccttctttttttggggcaatcctctgtggtggagtggctggttggccggaggcccccccaccgcgttcttgggcgtctgggtgtggaggctatggaacttggggaggagggcggttggttacagagggtcagcagtggcagtctgtgctccagctgcctttgctgcagctcaaccatacactggagcatactggtttggtcctgcagcagcctcagcattgaatcctgcctcctctcatcacgctgctgccacatttgagcttcagccctgtcttcagcctgccacttactctcttcagcccgccacttactcttttcagcccgccacctctcctcccggtcattttgtgctttcctgcactctgacattatttgcctccacgcattcgtctgtgctctgtcagtgtgggaggacagcatgagctcggagaacatttcatcgcgagtgcgtttttttttctttctaagcttcactagcctctgggaaggagaagatcctgtgatcattgaaacacatgcagctggtggagaaaaaaaaagggacagcggtatttaaaaagacacattttataaaacagtggctacactctttcagggtaaaccttgctgttaacattacatacatagcacatgtgctttcgttacaaggtcgcattttgcctcctcccaccgcgtgactaccccctcaaccttcccccctccctgtggctaacagcggggaacatttctgtttagccacaggcaaacagcccagcaggaatgggctcctctgagtgtcccctgaagaaaagcactctatttcaaccaggtgaccatgaattagatctcactctcctgaggataacacagagagataaagaacggatgttgtttgaatgccagcaaacatacactgcaatgctttgttctacaatgattcccgagtacgtgttactgtcctggagtggtaaagtgtcctaccatgaaggacgcaataaggctgccctccccagaaaccttttgcaaaggctttaggactacatctcggagaaccgcaaatgccagggcaaagtaatcctttcacatgcttgcttttaaaccatgtatagtattttaaaaggtacactcaccagaggtcccttctccgcctgctgggtccaggaggcagccttgggtgggttcggggggtactggctccaggtctagggtgagaaacagttcctggctgtcgggaaaaccggtttctccacttgcttgctgtgagctatctacaacctcctcatcatcatcatcttcttcgtccccaaaacctgcttccgtattgcctccatctccattgaaggagtcaaacaacacggctggggtagtggtggctgaaccccctaaaatggcatgcagctcatcatagaagcggcatgtttggggctctgacccagagcggctgttcgcctctctggttttctggtaggcttgcctcagctccttcagtttcacgcggcactgcttcgggtccctgttatggcctctgtccttcatgccctgggagattttcacaaaggttttggcattttgaaaactggaacagagttctgatagcacggattcctctccccaaacagcgatcagatcccgtacctcccgttcggtccatgctggagctcttttgcgattctgggactccatcatggtcacctgtgctgatgagctctgcatggtcacctgcagcttgccacgctggccaaacaggaaatgagattcaaaagtttgcggttcttttcctgtctacctggccagtgcatctgagttgagagtgctgtccagagcggtcagaatggagcactctgggatagctcccggaggccaataccatcgaattgtgtccacagtaccccaaattcgagccggcaacgtcgatttaagcgctaatccacttgtcaggggtggagtaaggaaatcgattttaagagccctttaagttgaaataaagggcttcattgtgtggacaagtgcaggtttacatcgatttaacgctgctaaattcaacctaaagtcctagtgtagaccagggcttagtctctCCCATatgtggatttttggggaagtggagcCAGCAGCTGGAGGGTTTTGTCTCTTCAACTCCATAAGAGCCAGTTCATGCTTCTAgcttcggtactgtggaagcgctccgccgagttaatgcacttagagcattttctgtggggacacacacacttgaatatataaaaccgatttctaaaaaaccgacttctataaattcgacctaatttcgtagtgtagacataccctaagacacgtggggttagggttagggttataGATACAGGGAATGAGAATGTTAAAGGCACTTTTCTATGTTCGCACTACTACACATAGTGGGCAATAGATCTACCTGTCAATCTATTCTCATCACTCTGTTATCTAAGCCCCTTGCATATATTATACATCCATTTCTGCATTACTGTCACACTTCCAATTCGGTAGGTGCTACCCCATATGATGAAGCTGTCTCTGcaatctccctccttccccacctccatgTTACTCAGAAAATCTCTTCCTCCCTCAGCTCATTTCCTGGAATTTGAGAAAAACCTTTCTCATGTTTCTGTTTTGCctgaagaaaaaaattcttcAGTGAGATGGGCAGGGACAAATGAGACAGTTATGTGGCGTATTTGCCTCAGGCTATGATTTTGTGCCTTAATTTTGTTCAGGTCAACGACAGAGTATtatgagagaaagagaatgtgtgcaggggtctgtgctTTCCCTGAAAAATATAGTAACTTCCATTGTTGAGGGAGGACACGGAAAGAGTGGAAAAGGGGAGAAAGGATAATGGAAAGACATGAGGAGCGGGGAAAGATCCACAACATGAGGAGCGGGGAAAGATCCTGGTACCCAGGCAACATGGTGATTAGAGACAGAGAGAGTGACAGAGCAGAGAAGcagaagagaaagggaagagagaatAATAGAGAGATAAAAGGAAGAAAGACCAAAGGAAGGGAAGGACAGAGAAAGTGGAAGAAAGAAaggtaaggaaaaaacaaaaataggagAGTGAGAAGGAGGCAGCTGAGGAAAAGGAGAAACAAAGGAGGAGGGG
The nucleotide sequence above comes from Caretta caretta isolate rCarCar2 chromosome 1, rCarCar1.hap1, whole genome shotgun sequence. Encoded proteins:
- the LOC125623409 gene encoding uncharacterized protein LOC125623409, with translation MQSSSAQVTMMESQNRKRAPAWTEREVRDLIAVWGEESVLSELCSSFQNAKTFVKISQGMKDRGHNRDPKQCRVKLKELRQAYQKTREANSRSGSEPQTCRFYDELHAILGGSATTTPAVLFDSFNGDGGNTEAGFGDEEDDDDEEVVDSSQQASGETGFPDSQELFLTLDLEPVPPEPTQGCLLDPAGGEGTSAACVSMITGSSPSQRLVKLRKKKKRTRDEMFSELMLSSHTDRAQTNAWRQIMSECRKAQNDREERWRAEKSKWRAEESKWQAEDRAEAQMWQQRDERRQDSMLRLLQDQTSMLQCMVELQQRQLEHRLPLLTLCNQPPSSPSSIASTPRRPRTRWGGLRPTSHSTTEDCPKKRRLSFNKF